One Hippoglossus hippoglossus isolate fHipHip1 chromosome 5, fHipHip1.pri, whole genome shotgun sequence genomic window carries:
- the psmd6 gene encoding 26S proteasome non-ATPase regulatory subunit 6, giving the protein MPLENLEEEGLPKNPDLRIAQLKFLLTMDGHRQDVKVKTELMDAIKANNMAPYYESLCKDLKWPLDADLLSKMKNANEEELKRLDDVLEDAETNLGESEIRDAMMAKAEYLIRIGDKEGALTAFRKTYDKTVALGHRLDIVFYLLRIGLFYMDSDLITRNSEKAKSLIEEGGDWDRRNRLKVYQGLYCVAIRDFKQAAELFLDTVSTFTSYELMDYKTFVTYTVYVCMIALKRPDLREKVIKGAEILEVLHSLPSIRQYLFSLYECRYSVFFQSLATVEQEMKKDWLFAPHYRYYVREMRIQAYSQLLESYRSLTLGYMAEAFGVSTEFIDQELSRFIAAGRLHCKIDKVNEIVETNRPDSKNWQYQETIKKGDLLLNRVQKLSRVINM; this is encoded by the exons ATGCCGCTGGagaacctggaggaggagggtctgCCCAAGAACCCCGACCTGCGGATAGCGCAGCTCAAGTTCCTGCTGACGATGGACGGTCACCGACAGGATGTCAAAGTGAAGACTGAGCTCATGGACGCTATCAAAGCTAACA ACATGGCTCCGTATTATGAGAGTCTGTGTAAGGACCTGAAGTGGCCGCTGGACGCAGATCTGCTGAGCAAAATGAAGAATGCGAACGAGGAAGAGCTGAAGCGTCTGGACGACGTGCTGGAGGACGCAGAGACGAACCTGGGAGAGAGCGAGATACGAGACGCCATGATGGCCAAAGCTGAATATCTGATCCGAATTGGAGACAAG gagGGCGCCCTAACAGCCTTCAGGAAGACCTATGACAAGACCGTTGCTCTGGGTCACCGACTAGACATCGTCTTCTACCTGCTGAGGATCGGACTCTTCTACATGGATAGTGACCTCATCACACGCAACTCTGAGAAAGCAAAGAG cctcaTTGAGGAGGGAGGCGACTGGGACAGAAGGAATCGCCTGAAGGTCTACCAGGGTCTTTACTGTGTGGCCATCAGGGACTTCAAGCAAGCTGCTGAGCTCTTCCTCGACACAGTCTCCACCTTCACCTCCTACGAGCTCATGGACTACAAGACATTTGTCACCTACACCGTTTACGTCTGCATGATCGCCCTCAAAAGGCCTGATCTTCGTGAAAAG GTCATAAAGGGAGCAGAGATCTTGGAGGTGCTGCACAGTCTGCCCTCTATTCGCCAGTATCTTTTCTCACTCTACGAGTGCCGCTACTCTGTCTTCTTCCAGTCTCTGG CCACAGTGGAGCAGGAGATGAAGAAGGACTGGCTCTTTGCGCCACATTACCGCTACTATGTGAGGGAGATGAGGATCCAGGCCTACAGCCAGCTACTGGAGTCCTACCGCTCACTCACCCTGGGCTACATGGCTGAGGCCTTCGGTGTCAGCACCGAGTTCATCGACCA GGAACTGTCTCGGTTCATTGCGGCCGGCCGTCTTCACTGTAAAATTGATAAAGTGAATGAGATTGTGGAAACGAATAG ACCTGATAGTAAAAACTGGCAGTACCAGGAAACCATCAAGAAGGGCGACCTGCTCCTCAACAGAGTCCAGAAGCTGTCGAGAGTCATCAACATGTAA
- the slc2a9l1 gene encoding solute carrier family 2 member 9, like 1 isoform X1, with translation MESFLQQLTRGNAFLLIIILGAGGSFQSGYHLTDLSSPSPFIQRFINSSWYDRYDEHPPAQTITMIWSLIVSLYAVGGLCGAVCVKFISGRLGRKQAVIFNSFISMVAAGIMLTSKMANSFEMIIVARILYGFSSGLGGSLHVMYLGEISPRKFRGIVTLTSATFSSLGKLSGQFFGLSEILGREDLWNIVLCVPAFFSLVNIMALPFLPDAPRYLLIEKGDDKACKKALQSLWGPADYKEEMDEMLTEQAAIEAAPPKSPLQLLSDRTVRWQLISMSLIYTCNQLSGMSAISTFSFDIFLEAGIPTDKIRYVTLGLGVCEIITSISCGLIIERTGRRPLLWGGYGVMSACLVFVTVTMNLKNSSHWVPYITAGLIFIFIIFFCGGPGGATATLNSELFIQSNRVAALVLMGIQRWSIFAVMGLVFPFLIEALSSYCFVLFACMCLLGCLFIFFVLPETKGKTLLEISEEFEAITVCGKSFVGKKSVETRL, from the exons ATGGAATCCTTTCTACAGCAACTG ACTCGTGGCAATGCTTTTTTGCTCATCATTATTCTGGGAGCTGGAGGAAGTTTTCAGTCTGGTTACCACTTGACTGATTTAAGTTCTCCCTCACCG tttATACAGCGCTTCATCAACAGCAGCTGGTATGACAGATATGATGAGCATCCGCCTGCTCAGACCATCACCATGATCTGGTCCCTTATCGTCTCCTTGTATGCTGTCGGGGGACTCTGTGGTGCTGTCTGTGTCAAATTCATCTCAGGCAGGCTGGGGAG AAAACAGGCAGTGATCTTCAACAGCTTCATTTCCATGGTTGCAGCAGGGATCATGCTGACAAGCAAAATGGCCAACTCCTTTGAAATGATCATTGTGGCAAGGATCCTGTACGGCTTCTCATCGG GTTTGGGAGGGAGCTTACATGTGATGTACCTCGGAGAGATCTCACCCAGAAAGTTTAGAGGCATAGTTACTCTCACCTCAGCGACCTTCTCGTCACTTGGCAAACTCTCAGGACAGTTCTTTGGATTAAG tGAGATCCTCGGACGTGAGGACCTGTGGAACATCGTCCTCTGTGTCCCTGCATTTTTCTCTCTGGTTAATATCATGGCGCTGCCTTTTCTTCCGGACGCGCCCAGATATTTACTTATAGAGAAAGGTGATGATAAGGCATGCAAAAAAG CCCTCCAGAGCCTGTGGGGTCCAGCTGACTACAAAGAGGAGATGGATGAGATGTTGACAGAGCAGGCTGCCATTGAAGCCGCTCCACCAAAGAGccccctgcagctgctgagtgACAGGACAGTCCGGTGGCAGCTCATCTCCATGTCCCTCATCTACACCTGCAACCAGCTGTCCGGCATGTCTGCT ATCAGCACCTTCTCCTTCGACATCTTCCTGGAGGCGGGGATACCGACAGACAAGATCCGCTACGTCACTCTTGGTCTCGGAGTTTGTGAGATCATCACCTCAATCTCCTGT GGTCTGATCATTGAGCGCACAGGGAGGAGGCCGTTGCTGTGGGGGGGCTATGGAGTCATGTCGGCCTGCTTGGTGTTTGTTACTGTCACAATGAACCTGAAG AACTCCAGTCACTGGGTTCCTTACATTACTGCTGGTttgatcttcatcttcatcatcttcttttGTGGAGGACCTG GGGGAGCGACAGCCACTCTCAACAGTGAGTTGTTTATCCAGTCCAATCGAGTGGCAGCGCTTGTCCTCATGGGAATCCAGCGCTGGTCTATCTTCGCTGTGATGGGTCTCGTCTTTCCATTCCTCATT GAGGCCCTCAGCTCTTACTGCTTTGTGCTGTTCGCCTGCATGTGCCTGCTGGGTtgtctcttcatcttcttcgtCCTGCCAGAGACCAAAGGAAAGACCCTGCTGGAGATCTCTGAGGAGTTTGAAGCCATCACTGTCTGTGGGAAATCCTTCGTAGGGAAGAAGAGCGTGGAGACCAGGTTATAA
- the slc2a9l1 gene encoding solute carrier family 2 member 9, like 1 isoform X2, translating to MESFLQQLFIQRFINSSWYDRYDEHPPAQTITMIWSLIVSLYAVGGLCGAVCVKFISGRLGRKQAVIFNSFISMVAAGIMLTSKMANSFEMIIVARILYGFSSGLGGSLHVMYLGEISPRKFRGIVTLTSATFSSLGKLSGQFFGLSEILGREDLWNIVLCVPAFFSLVNIMALPFLPDAPRYLLIEKGDDKACKKALQSLWGPADYKEEMDEMLTEQAAIEAAPPKSPLQLLSDRTVRWQLISMSLIYTCNQLSGMSAISTFSFDIFLEAGIPTDKIRYVTLGLGVCEIITSISCGLIIERTGRRPLLWGGYGVMSACLVFVTVTMNLKNSSHWVPYITAGLIFIFIIFFCGGPGGATATLNSELFIQSNRVAALVLMGIQRWSIFAVMGLVFPFLIEALSSYCFVLFACMCLLGCLFIFFVLPETKGKTLLEISEEFEAITVCGKSFVGKKSVETRL from the exons ATGGAATCCTTTCTACAGCAACTG tttATACAGCGCTTCATCAACAGCAGCTGGTATGACAGATATGATGAGCATCCGCCTGCTCAGACCATCACCATGATCTGGTCCCTTATCGTCTCCTTGTATGCTGTCGGGGGACTCTGTGGTGCTGTCTGTGTCAAATTCATCTCAGGCAGGCTGGGGAG AAAACAGGCAGTGATCTTCAACAGCTTCATTTCCATGGTTGCAGCAGGGATCATGCTGACAAGCAAAATGGCCAACTCCTTTGAAATGATCATTGTGGCAAGGATCCTGTACGGCTTCTCATCGG GTTTGGGAGGGAGCTTACATGTGATGTACCTCGGAGAGATCTCACCCAGAAAGTTTAGAGGCATAGTTACTCTCACCTCAGCGACCTTCTCGTCACTTGGCAAACTCTCAGGACAGTTCTTTGGATTAAG tGAGATCCTCGGACGTGAGGACCTGTGGAACATCGTCCTCTGTGTCCCTGCATTTTTCTCTCTGGTTAATATCATGGCGCTGCCTTTTCTTCCGGACGCGCCCAGATATTTACTTATAGAGAAAGGTGATGATAAGGCATGCAAAAAAG CCCTCCAGAGCCTGTGGGGTCCAGCTGACTACAAAGAGGAGATGGATGAGATGTTGACAGAGCAGGCTGCCATTGAAGCCGCTCCACCAAAGAGccccctgcagctgctgagtgACAGGACAGTCCGGTGGCAGCTCATCTCCATGTCCCTCATCTACACCTGCAACCAGCTGTCCGGCATGTCTGCT ATCAGCACCTTCTCCTTCGACATCTTCCTGGAGGCGGGGATACCGACAGACAAGATCCGCTACGTCACTCTTGGTCTCGGAGTTTGTGAGATCATCACCTCAATCTCCTGT GGTCTGATCATTGAGCGCACAGGGAGGAGGCCGTTGCTGTGGGGGGGCTATGGAGTCATGTCGGCCTGCTTGGTGTTTGTTACTGTCACAATGAACCTGAAG AACTCCAGTCACTGGGTTCCTTACATTACTGCTGGTttgatcttcatcttcatcatcttcttttGTGGAGGACCTG GGGGAGCGACAGCCACTCTCAACAGTGAGTTGTTTATCCAGTCCAATCGAGTGGCAGCGCTTGTCCTCATGGGAATCCAGCGCTGGTCTATCTTCGCTGTGATGGGTCTCGTCTTTCCATTCCTCATT GAGGCCCTCAGCTCTTACTGCTTTGTGCTGTTCGCCTGCATGTGCCTGCTGGGTtgtctcttcatcttcttcgtCCTGCCAGAGACCAAAGGAAAGACCCTGCTGGAGATCTCTGAGGAGTTTGAAGCCATCACTGTCTGTGGGAAATCCTTCGTAGGGAAGAAGAGCGTGGAGACCAGGTTATAA